One genomic region from Bacteroidota bacterium encodes:
- a CDS encoding T9SS type A sorting domain-containing protein, with the protein MNTIRLFTIGLLFFAFTAIKAQLITVSNPNGGESLSACTVYNISWTASATSGFYSVDYSIDGGVSWTSLATNLSATNYLWTVPNTFSSNCLVKVSDFNNTNISDQSNGAFTITSSLILTSPNGGESWQVGGPAQNITWTANGTSANLTIEYSTNAGSTWSTLTTSALASSGTYAWTIPNTPSTQALVRIKDNINASCKIDASNNLFTISPPTHSISVTFPNLGGTFYVGNSYNITWTSQYVTSPVKIDYSTDNGSTWNTITGSTPNTGSFNWTIPNTLTTTALVRVSEVGSPSVFDISNVPFTITLPTITITSPNGGEIRYIGNVYPVTWTSQAVVSSFVKIEYSADNGSTWNTVINSTANNGTYSWAVPNNVSTNALIRISEAGNSIINDISDAVFTIKQPTITVTTPNGGETWLTNTSQSIKWTSAGLTTNAVKIEISLDNGITWIGVISSTPNDGVHPYAVGSTTTTNALVRISEVANPNINDVSDAVFTIAPSTITVTSPNGGEVLIGCTNQNINWTPVGTSKFYNLAYSLNNGSSWSTITTNYACPSGGCTGNAGSILLMGGSNQTRTECSGKLFDNGGGNNYTNSFNGQITISPTGATAVTLSFLNFSTELGADRLWIYDGSSTNDPLIGIYSGASLPNGGTITSSTGSVTLKFTTNAATMDAGFELNWTGTNVSPCNYIWNLPNSPTNQALVRVVDANNSSTRDSSDATFTIKPPVVVTAANGGESWQGNTTQQITWTQEAGASNVWNIDYSTNGGTNWTSVANNVTITTGQYNWLLPNTPSNTCKVRVRDANSSCRTDISNSTFTITPATHLVTVTAPNGGENWYVGSVYPITWTSQFFTSQFVALEYSIDNGTTWLNIATSATNNGTYNWTLPNTPSTTALVRVSEFGIPSVNDISDAVFTIKLPTITVTTPNGGETWYNNTSKSITWTSAGLTTNTVKIEYSLDNGTTWNVVVNSTPNDGSHSWTLGSSTSTQALVRISEVANPNIKDVSDAVFTIAPSTITVTSPNGGELLIGCSNQNINWTPVGTSNKYNIEYSSNNGNTWTTEVSNYTCVPASCTSNAGNVLLINGTTMRTECYGKLLDNGGVGSYANSSSGIITITPAGATAVTLSFLSFATELNFDRLYIYDGPTTSSPLMGIYSGNTLPNGGTIISSTGSITLHFITNATNQNAGFEINWSGTNLSPCTYPWSLTSTGMTQALVRVVDANNSSTRDSSDATFTVKTPVTLTAPNGGESWQGNTTQQITWTQEAGASNVWNIYYTTNGGGNWTSITSNATITNGQYSWLVPNIPSGNCKVQVRDAQAACRSDLSNSTFTITPATHMVNLTAPNGGQNWYVGSTYPITWTSQFFTSTFVALEYSIDNGATWLNIATSATNNGTYNWTVPNTTSNTALVRVSEFGIPSVNDVSDAVFTISPAINVVAPNGGENVGSCTSTSIIWVAGGCSGSYKLEYSINGGITWNGILSSYTAVGTGTCSYTWIAPNSPSTNVLVRVSDATNTNKVDQSNAAFNVTPAIVVTQPNVGGSYTIGSLLNINWTSSGVSNFYNIDYSVNNGSTWNNIAFNQNITSNTYAWTVPNSPTTMALVRVVDNVNTCKKDQSDVVFTITNTATPITVITPNGGENWQACTTQTITWTASGTSQSYNLDYSTNGGSTWTSIANNYNATGNTCMYSWFIPNAISSNVLVKVTDANNSGFVDQSNATFTISTSGNPSVSILASGTSICAGSAVTFTANPFNGGLNPNYQWKINGTNAGTNSTVFTTSTLANNDAVSVVMTTSTTCATTSATSNIITITVTPVVSASVSISSSGANICAGALVSFTAAATNTGTNPVYQWKVNGNNVGLNSGLYSSSSLNNNDVVSLGLTSNAACVTNSTVVSNSINITVSTPVTASVSIVSSGANICSGSTVTFTATAINGGGNPTYQWKVNNLNVGTNSSIFTSTTLTNNDAVRVVLLSNAGCVTNATVTSAAITMTVNSSVTASISIVSSGANICAGTNATFTATAINGGTNPMYQWKINGSNVGTNAAIFNSTTLSNNDLVTCQLLSNALCVLGSPATSNAITMAVSTPVTASVTISSSSSNICSGSLVTFSASAINGGTNPQYQWKLNNLNAGTNSALYTSTVLSNGDVIKVVVTSNAACVTSTTVTSNLITMSVTPSLTPSVSISSSGATICSGSTVGFTATALNGGVNPAYQWKVNGTNVGTNSTTYSSTNWNTNDIVLCELTSNAVCTTNATAFSNTISISVSNPQTPAVNIASSATAICGGGSVTFTATPTNGGASPTYQWKVNGNNVGMNNPIYISNTLNNNDTVSCELTSNAACVISSNAVSNKVVITVTTSVNASVAIVSSSTTVCAGTIISFTATATNEGINPQYQWKVNGNNSGANSSVYASASFNNGDVIMCEMISSAACVLNATVTSSPISVTIYAAPTLTVTASATKICDGQNTTISASGAANLSWSDGIQNGVPFIPTTTHTYSVVGTNGGVCTANSIITVTVIPMPNVVLTGPDNAVCSGTANVLSASGASYFNWKPIGQSGPTVNVTPTVTTTYTVVGVNGGLCTDTKTLLVLVNPLPNVALTLSNIDTLCYGNNTYGLIGGTPAGGTYSGTGVVLGWFDVQLAGLGLHPVSYSYTDTNGCVNTATDNIWVDACNGTEEVETIFVKMYPNPAYDYITIESNSEISITLYDSHAKTLYTTQSSDNATSIDISELPVGVYGLRIADKEKVVQKKFVKMY; encoded by the coding sequence ATGAATACTATTCGACTATTTACTATCGGTTTGCTATTTTTCGCCTTCACAGCGATAAAAGCTCAACTTATAACAGTTTCAAATCCCAATGGCGGAGAGTCTTTATCGGCATGTACTGTATATAATATATCCTGGACAGCCAGCGCAACATCGGGCTTCTATTCGGTTGATTACTCTATTGATGGTGGTGTAAGTTGGACATCCTTAGCTACCAATCTTTCTGCCACCAATTATTTATGGACAGTTCCCAATACGTTTTCATCCAATTGTCTTGTTAAGGTGTCCGATTTTAATAACACAAATATTTCTGATCAAAGTAATGGCGCTTTTACTATAACATCGTCTCTTATACTTACTTCTCCCAATGGTGGAGAATCTTGGCAAGTGGGAGGTCCTGCACAAAATATTACTTGGACTGCCAACGGAACAAGTGCAAACTTAACGATTGAATATTCAACCAATGCAGGCTCTACGTGGAGTACCCTTACAACATCGGCTCTTGCATCAAGTGGTACATACGCTTGGACAATTCCAAATACTCCATCTACACAAGCACTAGTTCGTATTAAGGATAATATAAATGCTTCTTGTAAAATTGATGCAAGCAATAATTTGTTTACTATATCTCCTCCTACACATAGCATTTCTGTTACTTTCCCTAATTTAGGCGGAACATTTTATGTAGGAAACTCATATAATATTACCTGGACAAGCCAATATGTTACTTCGCCTGTAAAAATTGACTATTCAACAGATAATGGTTCTACTTGGAATACAATAACCGGTTCAACACCAAACACGGGTTCTTTTAATTGGACTATTCCGAATACACTAACCACTACAGCGCTTGTTCGTGTAAGCGAAGTTGGGAGCCCTTCTGTATTTGATATAAGTAATGTCCCCTTCACTATTACATTGCCAACAATTACTATTACTTCTCCTAACGGAGGCGAAATAAGATATATAGGAAATGTGTATCCAGTAACATGGACAAGCCAAGCGGTTGTTTCAAGTTTTGTAAAAATTGAATATTCTGCCGATAACGGTTCTACTTGGAATACGGTTATAAACTCTACTGCTAACAACGGAACTTATTCTTGGGCAGTGCCCAATAATGTATCTACCAACGCACTTATTCGAATAAGCGAAGCGGGAAATTCAATTATAAACGATATTAGCGATGCAGTGTTTACAATTAAACAGCCTACAATAACAGTAACTACACCCAATGGAGGGGAAACTTGGCTAACAAATACATCTCAATCAATAAAATGGACTAGTGCAGGTCTTACTACTAACGCAGTTAAAATAGAAATATCATTAGATAATGGTATTACCTGGATTGGCGTAATTAGCTCTACTCCTAATGATGGTGTTCATCCATATGCAGTTGGAAGTACCACCACTACTAATGCTTTGGTAAGAATATCGGAAGTAGCAAATCCAAACATTAATGATGTAAGTGATGCTGTATTTACAATAGCACCATCTACCATTACAGTAACAAGCCCTAATGGAGGAGAAGTGTTAATAGGTTGCACAAATCAAAATATTAATTGGACTCCGGTCGGAACATCAAAATTCTATAATCTAGCTTATTCGCTGAACAATGGTTCTAGCTGGAGTACCATAACCACAAATTATGCCTGTCCAAGTGGCGGATGTACAGGTAATGCGGGAAGTATATTGCTGATGGGTGGCAGTAACCAAACTCGTACAGAGTGTTCGGGGAAATTATTTGACAACGGTGGTGGAAATAATTATACTAACAGCTTCAATGGACAAATAACAATATCGCCCACTGGAGCTACCGCAGTTACCCTATCTTTCCTCAATTTCAGTACCGAATTAGGTGCAGATCGCTTATGGATTTATGATGGCTCAAGTACAAATGATCCTTTAATAGGGATTTATTCAGGCGCTTCTTTGCCCAATGGTGGAACAATAACTAGCTCTACTGGGTCGGTTACGCTTAAGTTTACTACCAATGCAGCTACCATGGATGCGGGCTTTGAGTTAAACTGGACAGGAACAAACGTATCTCCTTGTAATTATATATGGAATCTTCCCAATAGCCCAACTAATCAGGCATTGGTACGTGTAGTAGATGCAAACAATTCATCAACTCGCGATTCGAGCGATGCCACCTTTACGATAAAACCACCGGTAGTTGTAACAGCTGCCAACGGAGGAGAAAGCTGGCAAGGAAATACTACACAACAAATAACTTGGACACAAGAAGCCGGAGCAAGCAATGTGTGGAATATTGATTATTCAACCAATGGTGGTACCAACTGGACTAGTGTTGCAAATAATGTTACCATTACGACAGGTCAATACAATTGGCTATTACCAAATACTCCATCAAATACATGTAAGGTGAGGGTAAGAGATGCAAACTCATCTTGTAGAACAGACATAAGTAATAGCACATTTACTATTACCCCTGCAACACATTTGGTAACTGTTACAGCGCCTAATGGAGGAGAGAACTGGTATGTGGGAAGCGTGTATCCAATAACTTGGACAAGTCAATTTTTTACATCACAATTTGTTGCCTTAGAATATTCAATAGACAATGGTACTACCTGGTTGAATATAGCTACATCGGCAACTAACAACGGAACGTATAATTGGACTCTCCCAAATACTCCATCAACTACCGCACTGGTAAGAGTAAGCGAGTTTGGCATTCCTAGTGTAAATGATATTAGCGATGCAGTATTTACAATTAAATTACCAACTATTACAGTAACCACTCCCAACGGAGGAGAGACGTGGTATAACAATACCTCCAAATCCATAACATGGACTAGCGCTGGTCTTACAACTAATACCGTTAAAATAGAATATTCATTAGATAATGGAACTACTTGGAATGTAGTAGTTAATTCCACGCCTAATGATGGGTCACATTCGTGGACTCTTGGGTCTTCTACATCTACACAAGCATTAGTAAGAATATCTGAAGTAGCAAATCCAAACATTAAAGATGTAAGTGATGCTGTATTTACCATAGCACCATCTACCATTACAGTAACAAGCCCTAATGGAGGAGAGTTGTTGATAGGCTGTTCGAATCAAAATATAAATTGGACACCGGTGGGTACATCAAACAAATACAACATAGAATATTCATCTAATAATGGTAACACTTGGACTACAGAGGTGTCAAATTATACTTGTGTGCCGGCAAGCTGCACGAGTAATGCAGGTAATGTATTGCTTATTAATGGAACTACAATGCGTACAGAATGTTATGGCAAATTGCTCGATAATGGTGGAGTAGGTTCTTATGCTAATAGTTCTAGTGGAATAATAACAATCACTCCGGCAGGAGCAACAGCAGTTACGTTATCATTTTTAAGTTTTGCTACAGAACTTAATTTCGATCGATTATATATTTACGATGGTCCAACCACAAGCTCTCCTTTAATGGGAATTTATTCGGGAAACACTTTGCCTAATGGAGGTACAATAATTAGTTCAACAGGATCTATCACACTTCATTTTATAACTAACGCGACTAATCAGAATGCCGGATTCGAGATAAATTGGTCTGGTACAAATTTATCTCCATGTACTTACCCTTGGTCTTTGACTAGTACTGGCATGACACAAGCATTAGTAAGAGTAGTAGATGCAAATAATTCATCAACACGCGATTCAAGTGATGCCACCTTTACAGTAAAAACACCGGTAACTCTTACCGCCCCAAATGGTGGCGAAAGCTGGCAGGGTAATACCACGCAGCAAATAACTTGGACACAAGAAGCCGGAGCAAGCAATGTGTGGAATATATATTACACCACAAATGGCGGAGGAAACTGGACTAGCATAACAAGTAATGCCACCATTACCAATGGTCAATACAGTTGGTTGGTTCCGAACATTCCATCAGGTAATTGTAAAGTTCAAGTTAGAGATGCGCAAGCGGCTTGTCGTAGTGATTTAAGTAACAGCACATTTACTATTACTCCTGCTACACACATGGTAAATCTTACAGCGCCCAATGGAGGTCAAAATTGGTATGTGGGAAGTACGTATCCAATAACTTGGACAAGCCAGTTTTTTACATCCACATTTGTGGCGTTAGAATATTCTATAGATAATGGTGCTACCTGGTTGAATATAGCTACATCAGCTACCAACAACGGAACGTATAATTGGACCGTACCAAATACTACATCGAATACAGCATTGGTGCGCGTAAGTGAGTTTGGCATTCCATCCGTAAATGATGTAAGTGATGCTGTATTTACGATTAGCCCTGCAATTAATGTTGTTGCACCCAACGGAGGAGAAAATGTAGGAAGCTGTACATCTACCAGTATTATTTGGGTTGCTGGAGGATGCTCTGGTTCGTATAAACTAGAGTATTCGATTAACGGAGGAATAACTTGGAATGGAATTTTATCCAGTTATACAGCGGTGGGAACCGGAACATGCTCATATACTTGGATTGCACCAAACTCTCCATCAACAAATGTATTGGTTAGAGTTTCTGATGCAACTAATACAAATAAAGTAGATCAAAGCAATGCAGCGTTCAACGTTACTCCGGCTATTGTAGTTACACAGCCAAATGTGGGAGGAAGTTACACAATAGGCTCGTTATTAAATATAAACTGGACTTCTAGTGGAGTATCTAATTTTTATAATATTGATTATTCTGTTAACAATGGATCAACATGGAATAATATTGCCTTCAACCAGAACATAACATCCAACACGTATGCTTGGACAGTGCCAAATAGTCCGACTACAATGGCTTTGGTAAGAGTAGTGGATAATGTGAACACCTGTAAGAAAGATCAAAGCGATGTGGTGTTTACAATTACAAACACCGCAACGCCAATTACCGTGATAACTCCAAATGGTGGAGAAAATTGGCAAGCATGTACTACGCAAACTATTACATGGACAGCTAGCGGTACATCACAATCATACAACCTTGATTATTCAACTAATGGCGGATCTACTTGGACTTCTATTGCCAACAACTACAATGCTACAGGGAATACGTGTATGTATAGTTGGTTTATTCCTAACGCTATTTCATCGAATGTATTGGTAAAAGTTACAGATGCGAATAACTCAGGTTTTGTAGATCAAAGTAATGCTACATTTACAATTTCGACTTCTGGTAATCCTTCCGTAAGCATTCTTGCTTCTGGTACTTCTATTTGTGCTGGGAGTGCTGTAACATTTACAGCTAACCCTTTTAATGGAGGCTTGAATCCGAATTATCAGTGGAAAATAAATGGAACTAATGCCGGAACAAATTCAACTGTATTTACTACATCAACTTTAGCCAATAACGATGCCGTTTCTGTAGTGATGACAACTAGTACCACTTGTGCAACCACTTCGGCTACATCGAATATTATTACTATAACTGTTACTCCGGTTGTGTCAGCATCAGTAAGTATTTCATCTAGTGGTGCAAATATATGTGCCGGTGCATTGGTGTCGTTTACTGCTGCTGCAACTAATACGGGAACAAATCCTGTTTATCAGTGGAAGGTAAATGGAAATAATGTTGGCTTAAATTCAGGATTGTATTCATCTTCATCATTGAACAATAATGATGTAGTTTCACTAGGGCTTACTTCTAATGCAGCCTGTGTTACTAATTCTACAGTTGTTTCAAACTCAATAAACATAACTGTTTCAACCCCTGTAACAGCATCGGTAAGCATTGTTTCAAGTGGTGCAAATATTTGTAGTGGCTCTACAGTAACATTTACGGCTACAGCAATTAATGGAGGAGGAAATCCAACCTATCAATGGAAAGTAAATAATTTGAATGTGGGAACAAACAGCAGCATATTTACTTCAACAACATTAACCAATAATGATGCGGTGCGTGTAGTACTTCTTTCTAATGCTGGCTGTGTAACCAATGCAACAGTTACATCAGCAGCTATTACCATGACCGTGAATTCATCTGTAACTGCATCTATAAGTATTGTATCAAGCGGGGCAAATATATGCGCTGGAACAAATGCAACCTTTACTGCTACTGCGATAAATGGTGGCACTAATCCAATGTATCAATGGAAAATTAATGGAAGTAACGTTGGCACAAATGCGGCAATATTCAACTCTACTACATTATCCAATAACGATTTGGTAACATGTCAACTGCTATCTAATGCTTTGTGTGTGCTGGGTTCACCGGCTACATCAAATGCAATAACTATGGCGGTAAGCACACCTGTAACGGCATCGGTAACTATATCTTCTAGTAGTTCTAATATATGCAGTGGCTCTTTGGTAACTTTTTCGGCATCAGCTATAAATGGAGGAACAAATCCGCAGTATCAATGGAAGCTAAATAACCTAAATGCTGGAACGAATAGCGCACTATATACCTCAACAGTATTGAGTAATGGTGATGTCATAAAAGTTGTAGTTACTTCTAATGCTGCATGTGTTACAAGCACAACAGTTACTTCGAATTTAATTACCATGAGTGTTACTCCATCTTTAACACCTTCGGTATCTATTTCGTCTTCCGGAGCAACTATTTGTTCAGGTAGTACTGTTGGGTTTACAGCAACAGCTCTAAATGGTGGTGTTAATCCAGCATACCAGTGGAAAGTAAATGGAACAAATGTTGGAACGAACAGCACAACCTATTCATCAACAAATTGGAATACAAATGATATAGTATTGTGTGAACTCACTTCTAATGCGGTTTGTACAACAAATGCAACAGCGTTTTCAAATACCATTTCTATTAGTGTTAGTAATCCTCAAACCCCCGCTGTCAATATTGCATCATCGGCAACCGCAATATGTGGAGGTGGTTCGGTAACCTTTACCGCAACACCTACAAATGGAGGTGCTAGCCCAACTTATCAATGGAAAGTAAATGGAAATAATGTAGGTATGAATAATCCAATATATATTTCTAACACATTGAACAATAATGATACTGTAAGTTGCGAGCTCACATCTAACGCGGCTTGTGTAATAAGTTCAAACGCAGTATCAAATAAGGTAGTAATTACCGTTACAACATCGGTAAATGCATCGGTAGCCATTGTTTCATCAAGTACTACAGTGTGTGCCGGAACGATAATATCTTTTACCGCAACAGCCACAAATGAGGGAATAAATCCACAGTATCAATGGAAGGTAAATGGGAATAATAGTGGAGCAAATAGTTCGGTGTATGCGTCAGCCAGTTTTAATAACGGAGATGTAATAATGTGTGAAATGATTTCAAGTGCCGCATGTGTATTAAATGCAACCGTAACATCTAGTCCAATTAGTGTTACTATTTATGCAGCACCAACTCTTACCGTGACAGCTTCTGCAACAAAAATTTGCGATGGACAAAATACAACCATAAGTGCTTCCGGTGCAGCAAATTTAAGTTGGAGTGATGGTATACAAAATGGAGTTCCGTTTATACCTACCACTACACATACCTACTCTGTAGTTGGCACAAACGGTGGTGTTTGTACTGCAAACAGTATAATAACCGTAACAGTAATACCTATGCCTAATGTTGTATTAACTGGTCCAGACAATGCCGTGTGTTCCGGTACTGCCAATGTATTAAGTGCTTCAGGGGCTTCCTATTTCAATTGGAAGCCAATTGGTCAGTCGGGCCCGACTGTAAATGTTACACCAACTGTAACGACAACATATACTGTAGTTGGTGTAAATGGAGGTTTGTGTACCGATACAAAAACACTACTCGTATTGGTAAATCCATTGCCAAATGTAGCACTTACTCTTTCAAATATAGATACGTTGTGCTATGGTAACAATACGTATGGATTAATAGGCGGTACACCTGCAGGTGGTACTTATAGTGGTACGGGTGTGGTGCTTGGTTGGTTTGATGTGCAGTTGGCCGGATTAGGATTGCACCCTGTTTCATATTCTTATACTGATACCAATGGGTGTGTAAATACAGCTACAGACAATATTTGGGTAGATGCTTGCAATGGAACAGAAGAGGTAGAAACTATTTTTGTCAAAATGTATCCAAATCCGGCTTATGATTATATAACGATAGAAAGTAATTCTGAAATATCGATTACTCTTTACGATTCGCATGCTAAAACACTGTATACAACTCAAAGTTCAGACAATGCCACCAGTATTGATATTAGCGAGTTGCCTGTTGGGGTATATGGATTAAGAATAGCCGACAAAGAAAAAGTAGTACAAAAAAAGTTTGTGAAAATGTATTAA
- a CDS encoding T9SS type A sorting domain-containing protein, translated as MRTKACGNCIPTGIYDDSILPGIIAQHTAINFRPINLSFWADYIPTATGDVVDSAQAVSYLSRWNTLTNSRDTIAYFDMPISAHLIIGWRYVKGDYNYLSSLVPDSLFVEFRSSSKKYGGATSSGTYLNLDNIQLSSLQLSVEKNTNNKFLIYPTLASDEFKVISNLFATGTARVYNYSGVLVKKQLITSSETTINIQDLLPGIYIVEVPIEGAKEVRKIVKQ; from the coding sequence TTGCGAACTAAAGCTTGTGGCAATTGTATTCCAACTGGTATTTATGACGATTCTATTTTACCTGGAATTATAGCCCAACATACCGCTATTAATTTTCGACCTATTAATTTAAGTTTTTGGGCAGATTATATTCCAACGGCAACTGGAGATGTTGTAGATTCTGCGCAAGCGGTTTCATATCTTTCTCGATGGAATACACTAACAAATTCTAGGGATACAATCGCGTATTTTGACATGCCAATATCTGCTCACCTCATCATAGGTTGGCGTTATGTTAAAGGTGATTACAATTATCTAAGTTCTCTAGTTCCAGATTCCTTATTTGTTGAGTTTCGATCTAGTTCGAAAAAATATGGTGGTGCAACCAGTTCAGGTACATATCTAAATTTGGACAACATACAACTATCATCATTGCAGCTTAGTGTTGAAAAAAATACAAACAATAAGTTTTTAATTTACCCTACACTTGCGTCAGATGAGTTTAAGGTAATATCAAATTTATTTGCAACTGGAACGGCAAGGGTTTACAATTACTCCGGAGTGCTTGTGAAGAAGCAGTTGATTACTTCTTCAGAAACTACAATAAATATCCAAGATTTACTTCCAGGTATTTACATTGTAGAAGTACCGATTGAGGGTGCTAAAGAAGTTCGTAAAATAGTCAAGCAATAA
- the ruvC gene encoding crossover junction endodeoxyribonuclease RuvC, which yields MGYGLIHVLSNKMNFLDIGVLKLPSDDDHGSKLKKIFERTVEIIELHKPDELAIEAPFFGKNVQSMLKLGRAQGVAIAAALYKNIPIFEYSPKKIKLSITGNGNSSKEQIAAMLHSLLKIDQEIKYLDATDGLAAAVCHHFQSNSPIKTKTFSGWKSFLNENPNKIAK from the coding sequence ATGGGATATGGCTTAATTCATGTGTTATCTAACAAAATGAATTTTCTTGACATTGGCGTATTAAAACTGCCAAGTGATGATGACCACGGAAGCAAACTAAAAAAAATATTTGAGCGCACCGTAGAAATAATTGAGTTGCACAAGCCCGATGAACTAGCAATTGAAGCTCCTTTTTTCGGAAAAAATGTACAATCTATGTTAAAACTGGGAAGAGCTCAAGGTGTGGCCATTGCAGCTGCATTGTATAAAAACATTCCAATCTTTGAGTATTCTCCTAAAAAAATAAAACTATCAATTACAGGAAATGGCAATTCTTCTAAAGAACAAATTGCCGCTATGCTACACTCCTTATTAAAAATAGATCAAGAGATTAAATACCTTGATGCAACCGATGGGTTAGCTGCTGCAGTATGCCATCACTTTCAATCAAATTCTCCAATTAAAACAAAAACTTTTTCAGGGTGGAAATCTTTTTTGAATGAAAATCCGAATAAGATTGCAAAGTAA
- a CDS encoding glycosyltransferase, translating to MESIVFLFSVAYVALSLMLLYKWYSWQEELLLNENETLPTHISVLVAARNEEKSISKLLDCLIAQSYPQSHFEIIVIDDHSTDGTVDIVESYKKRLPNLKVVELEKVLPIRTGKKSAIEVGVQQSSGVLIAQTDADCVLTKDWLTLQNNFYCKHKPKLIVGPVLIKESKSVLANFQVFESFVLLLVTAVSVKTKKYFLCNGANLFYEKDAFLAVKGFEGANETLSGDDIFLLKKFSQQFKNSILFVKNNSFFVETNPQEQFAGFLLQRARWASKTFLVKNGYNTATAFFVVLSNVLFFISLLNLFWSSLYFLIFILLKICCDYLLGASVSKFYKQKFNIFKFIINEFLYLPYSLIVFFVALFPQKIMWKGRKIVSTSRV from the coding sequence ATGGAAAGTATAGTTTTCTTGTTTTCTGTAGCTTATGTTGCACTTTCACTTATGCTGCTGTATAAGTGGTATAGTTGGCAAGAGGAGCTGCTGTTGAATGAAAATGAAACACTCCCTACTCACATTTCTGTTCTTGTTGCAGCACGAAACGAAGAAAAATCAATATCAAAACTCTTGGATTGTTTGATTGCACAAAGTTATCCTCAAAGCCATTTCGAAATAATTGTTATAGATGATCATTCAACAGATGGAACTGTTGATATTGTTGAATCATACAAAAAGCGTCTTCCGAACCTTAAAGTAGTTGAGCTGGAAAAGGTTTTGCCAATCCGTACCGGGAAAAAAAGTGCAATTGAAGTGGGAGTGCAACAATCCTCAGGAGTACTAATTGCTCAAACGGATGCCGATTGTGTGCTAACTAAAGATTGGCTTACACTACAAAACAATTTTTATTGTAAACATAAACCCAAACTGATTGTAGGTCCGGTTTTAATTAAAGAATCAAAATCCGTGCTTGCAAATTTTCAAGTTTTTGAATCGTTTGTTCTTTTGTTGGTAACTGCCGTTTCTGTTAAAACAAAAAAATATTTTTTGTGTAATGGAGCTAATCTTTTTTATGAAAAAGACGCCTTTCTTGCAGTAAAGGGATTTGAGGGAGCAAATGAAACATTGTCTGGAGATGACATTTTTTTACTAAAAAAATTCAGCCAACAGTTTAAAAACTCAATTTTGTTTGTTAAAAATAATTCTTTTTTTGTCGAAACAAATCCCCAAGAACAGTTTGCTGGATTTTTGTTACAACGAGCCAGGTGGGCGTCCAAGACATTTTTGGTAAAAAATGGATATAATACGGCAACTGCATTTTTTGTAGTTCTAAGCAATGTTTTATTTTTTATTTCTTTATTAAATCTATTTTGGAGTTCGCTTTATTTCTTGATTTTTATTTTACTAAAAATTTGTTGTGATTATCTTTTGGGAGCTTCCGTCTCAAAATTTTACAAGCAGAAATTCAACATTTTTAAGTTTATTATAAATGAGTTTTTATATTTACCTTATAGCCTAATTGTATTTTTTGTAGCATTATTTCCTCAAAAAATTATGTGGAAAGGCAGAAAAATAGTTAGTACTTCAAGAGTGTAG